The Faecalibacterium sp. I3-3-33 DNA window AGTCGCCTTGCCGGCCTCGATCTGCAGCTTAATGTAGCCAGTAACTTTCTGTGCCATGATAAATGCACCTCCAAAAATCTGTGGTGAGTTGCGGCGCAGTGTCTCTGCGCCTCCCACGAGCGCGTGCACGCTGCACACGCTCTATAAGAACCGCACTGCGGTCTTACCTTGGTAAACGGAACTTGCCGGTTGGTTACGGCAGCTCGACCTGACCGATCTCCACCTCTGCGGGGGTCTCGCGGCCGAACATATTGACCTTGAGCTTCACCTTGAAGTTCTCGGTATCAATGGCCTCCACAAGGCCCATAAAGCCTTCCAGAGGACCGGCGGTGATCTGCACGGTATCGCCGACAGCAAAATCGACGCTGAGCGGTGCAGCCTTCTCCACGCCCATCTTCTCCACTTCCTCAGCGGTCAGCGGAACGGGCTTGGAGGCGGGGCCGACAAAGCCGGTGCAGCCGCGCGTATTACGCACGACATACCAGGTATCGTCGTTCATCACCATTTTGACCAGAACGTAGCCGGGGAACAGCTTGTGCTCCACCATCTTCTGCTTGCCGTTCTTGTCGATCTCAGGAACCATCTCGACGGGAACCTTGATGTCGCAGATCAGCTCCTGCAGGTGACGGTTCTCCACCATGGTCTGCAGGTCGTTGGCGACCTTGTTCTCGTAACCGGAATAGGTATGCACAACATACCAAAGAGCCTCAGTGGACTCATCTACCAGCTTGGTTGATTCTTCCATTTTGGTTGACCCTCCGTTTCAAGATGATTCTCAGGCGCCGATGATCAGGCCCAGAATACCACCAAAGATGGCATCCAGCAGGATCATCACAACCGCTGCGATCGCGACGGTCACAAGCACGACGATGGTGTTGGTCTTGACGTCCTGCTTGGACGGCCAGACCACCTTCTTCAGCTCGCTCTTGGTATCGCGGAAGAACTTTGCGACCCGTGCGCAGAAGCCCTTCACAGCGGCTTTAGCTTTGGCCACAAAGCCCGGCTTTTTCTCGGTTTTGTCTGCCATTATGCTCCGCCTTTCTTTTACTTGGTTTCGCGATGAACGGTGTGCTTCTTGCAGAAACGGCAATACTTCTTCATCTCGAGACGATCGGGGTTGTTCTTCTTGTTCTTCGTGGTGTTGTAGTTGCGCTGCTTGCACTCGGTGCAGGCCAGAGTGATTTTAACGGTCATTTGTTGACACCTCCATTATAACGGTTGTTTTGAACCTCCCTCGGGTGCGGGTGGCAGCTGTAAAAACAGGCGC harbors:
- the nusG gene encoding transcription termination/antitermination protein NusG, which codes for MEESTKLVDESTEALWYVVHTYSGYENKVANDLQTMVENRHLQELICDIKVPVEMVPEIDKNGKQKMVEHKLFPGYVLVKMVMNDDTWYVVRNTRGCTGFVGPASKPVPLTAEEVEKMGVEKAAPLSVDFAVGDTVQITAGPLEGFMGLVEAIDTENFKVKLKVNMFGRETPAEVEIGQVELP
- the rpmG gene encoding 50S ribosomal protein L33; translation: MTVKITLACTECKQRNYNTTKNKKNNPDRLEMKKYCRFCKKHTVHRETK
- the secE gene encoding preprotein translocase subunit SecE codes for the protein MADKTEKKPGFVAKAKAAVKGFCARVAKFFRDTKSELKKVVWPSKQDVKTNTIVVLVTVAIAAVVMILLDAIFGGILGLIIGA